A genomic stretch from Herpetosiphonaceae bacterium includes:
- a CDS encoding glycosyltransferase family 4 protein, which translates to MRIALVAQPVERVPPVRSGAVELIVSNLAEGLVERGHDVTLFASGDSRTRARLVAPVRRAIQHDLAYDGLDWWPQSILIAQVLERQREFDIINSHAGYWFLPALHALTTPAVLTFHGYVHRKITTDILAYHRTAPLVAVSNYQRAATAALDLNWVDTIYNGVATSDLTYADQIGEYLLFLGRVVPVKRPDAAIRVALAAGIRIVVAGPVLDGDYFDHVIRPLLRNPGVEYVGEVVGEQRRSLLSGALGLIHTAEWESFGVSLIEAMASGTPVVCSDRASMPELVLDGVTGYVCASLNEMRDACWQLSGISRAACRAHFLRNFTADTMVDRYVQCYERLAATGSARV; encoded by the coding sequence ATGCGTATTGCGCTGGTTGCCCAGCCGGTTGAGCGCGTGCCCCCCGTACGATCGGGAGCCGTCGAGCTGATCGTGTCCAACCTGGCCGAAGGATTGGTTGAGCGCGGCCACGACGTCACGCTCTTTGCCAGCGGAGACTCGCGCACCCGTGCCCGACTCGTGGCTCCCGTCCGGCGCGCGATCCAGCACGACCTTGCATACGATGGCCTGGACTGGTGGCCGCAATCGATTCTGATCGCTCAGGTCCTTGAGCGGCAGCGCGAGTTTGACATCATCAACTCGCACGCCGGATACTGGTTCTTGCCTGCGCTTCACGCGCTGACGACACCGGCCGTGCTCACGTTTCACGGCTACGTCCACCGGAAGATCACCACCGACATCCTGGCGTATCATCGCACAGCGCCGCTGGTCGCCGTATCGAACTATCAGCGCGCGGCGACCGCAGCGCTCGACCTTAACTGGGTGGACACGATCTACAACGGCGTTGCTACCAGCGACCTCACCTACGCGGATCAGATCGGCGAGTACCTGCTCTTTCTGGGGCGGGTGGTCCCGGTCAAGCGCCCGGACGCAGCTATCAGGGTCGCGCTGGCCGCAGGGATTCGCATCGTCGTGGCTGGGCCGGTCTTAGACGGCGATTACTTCGACCATGTGATCCGACCGCTTTTGCGGAATCCGGGCGTTGAGTACGTCGGTGAGGTCGTCGGGGAGCAGCGGCGATCCCTGCTCAGCGGCGCTCTCGGATTGATCCATACGGCGGAATGGGAGAGCTTCGGCGTATCTTTAATCGAGGCGATGGCCTCCGGCACGCCCGTGGTCTGCTCGGATCGAGCAAGCATGCCGGAGCTGGTTCTGGATGGTGTGACCGGCTATGTCTGCGCGTCGCTCAACGAGATGCGCGATGCCTGCTGGCAGCTGTCTGGCATCTCACGCGCTGCGTGCCGCGCGCACTTCCTCCGCAACTTTACCGCAGACACGATGGTCGATCGCTACGTGCAATGCTATGAGCGGCTCGCGGCTACCGGCAGCGCGCGCGTGTAG
- a CDS encoding glycosyltransferase family 4 protein has translation MRIAQVAPLVYPTPPPDYGGIESFLALLVDSLIDRGHDVTLFGTGDTHTRARLHAIVDECLAAQYARGLASHRHEHYHNAAMATMLAHAADFDVIHCHLGCRRLPFSALSPTPILFTLHDGLNIDDRWVLTRYAEARVVAISRDQVRDLPHSRQERIPVIHHGCEFRAGYVPATERGDYLMFLGRMGPDKNPVDAIRIARSVGCRLVLAGGPTPWVESEQRYVAEQVAPHVDGEQIVHVGRVNLQRKRALLDGALALLFPVRWREPFGLVMVEAMEAGVPVLAYANGSVREVIDEGVTGYLGASVEDLAALVPAALRLDRQRLRSHAASRFSLDRMVSEYEALYRSVVR, from the coding sequence ATGCGAATCGCACAGGTCGCGCCCCTGGTGTATCCGACGCCGCCGCCAGACTACGGTGGCATCGAGAGCTTCCTCGCGCTGCTGGTCGACAGCCTGATCGATCGCGGTCATGACGTGACGCTGTTCGGCACCGGAGACACCCACACCCGCGCCCGGCTTCACGCCATTGTCGACGAATGCCTGGCAGCACAGTACGCCAGGGGCCTGGCTTCCCACAGGCACGAGCACTATCACAACGCCGCCATGGCGACGATGCTCGCTCATGCCGCCGACTTTGACGTGATTCACTGTCATCTTGGCTGTCGGCGGCTCCCCTTCAGCGCGCTGTCTCCCACGCCCATCCTCTTCACCCTGCACGATGGGCTGAACATCGACGATCGGTGGGTCCTGACCCGCTACGCGGAGGCGCGTGTCGTCGCGATCAGCCGCGATCAGGTGCGCGACCTCCCGCACAGCCGTCAGGAGCGCATTCCCGTGATTCATCATGGATGCGAGTTCCGTGCAGGCTATGTTCCCGCCACCGAGCGTGGAGACTATCTGATGTTTCTTGGCCGCATGGGACCGGACAAGAATCCCGTCGATGCGATCCGGATCGCGCGCAGCGTCGGCTGCCGACTCGTGCTCGCCGGAGGGCCGACGCCGTGGGTCGAGAGCGAGCAGCGCTATGTTGCCGAGCAGGTCGCGCCACACGTGGACGGCGAGCAGATCGTACATGTTGGCCGCGTCAACCTTCAGCGCAAGCGCGCGCTGCTCGACGGTGCCCTGGCGCTGTTGTTTCCCGTACGCTGGCGCGAGCCATTTGGTCTGGTGATGGTCGAGGCCATGGAAGCTGGCGTTCCCGTCCTGGCGTATGCCAATGGCTCGGTGCGGGAGGTGATCGACGAGGGCGTGACCGGATACCTGGGCGCAAGCGTCGAAGACCTTGCCGCGCTCGTCCCCGCAGCGTTACGGCTCGACCGGCAGAGATTGCGGTCGCATGCGGCATCGCGCTTCAGCCTGGATCGGATGGTGAGCGAGTACGAGGCGCTGTATCGCTCGGTTGTGCGCTGA